The sequence CCCGCCGATGCTCGGCCCGATGGCCGGCGCCAGCACCACGCCCATGCCGAAGATGCCGCTGGCGCGTCCCTGCTCGTGCGGCTCGAAGGCGCGCAGGATGATGATGGCCGGGATGGGCTGCACCACGCCCGCGGCCAGGCCTTCGGCCACGCGTGCCAGCAGCACCAGCGAGAAGTCGTTGGCCAGCCCGCCGGCGATGCCGCCGGCCAGCAGCAGCACCATCGTGCCGACATAGGTGCGGCGGTAGCCGTAGCGCCCCAGCAGCCAGGGCGTGGTGAGCATCGACACCGTCATCGCCACCATGAAGCCCGAACTCACCCATTGCGCGCGTTCCTGGCCGAGCGCGAAGTGGTGGCTCATGCCTGGGATCGCGACGTTGACGATGGTCGAGGACATGATCGACGCCATCGTGCCGACCATCACCGAGAGCAGGAGGAGCCAGCGGTAGCGCTCGCCGTAGCGGCTGCGCAGCGAGGGAAGAGGGGTGTCGTTCATCGAGGTGGGCGGGCGGCGGCATGGCCGTGTTGGCCTGTCCTACAAGGATACGGGTCTTTGCGCTGCGGGGCGCCGACGCACGGCGGGGACAATGCCGGGGCTGTCACGCCAGCTGCGCGGCTTTCTCCTCGCACTGTTCCGCCTCTCAAAAGAACATACACCATGGACTCCATCCTTCACGACGGCGCCAGCGCCGCATCGACCGAAGCGGCCGACGCCCCCGCCAGCGACAGTCACTCCCTGGCGGCGGACCTGCGCGCCCCGACGATCAGCCGCGCCTACCAGTGCCAGTGTGGCCGCCCCGTCTTTCTCGGCAACAGCCAGTGCCTGGCCTGCCGCACGCCGCTCGGCTACGTCACCGAACGCCTGGGCGTCGTGCCGCTGGCGCCGGCCACCCACGACAACGCCGAGCCCGAGACCTTCACCGTCTTCGGCGACATCGGCGGCAAGGCCTGGCGCCGCTGCAACAACTTCCTGACGGCTGCCGGCTGCAACTGGATGGTGCCGGCGCCGCGCGACGGCGACGACGCCTCGTTCACCACCGAGGGGCTGGCGCCCGGCTTCTGCCTGTCGTGCAGCGCCACGCGCACCATCCCCGACCTGTCGATCGAGACCAACGGCAACCTGTGGCGCAAGCTGGAGCAGGCCAAGCGCCGCCTGCTGTCGCAACTGCTCGCCCTCGGGCTGCCCGTGGTCACCCGCCATGCCGACCCGGTGCACGGCCTGGCCTTCGACTTCCTCGGCAACATGCCCGGCGGGCCGCACGTGCTCACCGGGCATGAAGAAGGCGTGATCACGCTCAATGCCGAGGAGGCGGAAGACGCCGTGCGCGAACGCATCCGCGCCGAGATGCGCGAACCCTACCGAACGCTGGTCGGCCACTTCCGCCACGAGATCGGCCACTACTACTGGGACCTGCTGGTCTTCCCCACGCCCTGGATCGACGACTACCGTGCCCTGTTCGGCGACGAGCGGGCAGACTACGCCACCGCCCTGCGCACCCACTACGAGAACGGCCCGCCGGCCGACTGGGCGAACCGCTTCGTCACCAGCTACGCCAGCTCGCATCCGTGGGAAGACTGGGCGGAGACCTGGGCGCACTACCTGCACATGGCCGACACGGCGGACACCGCGATGAGCTTCGGGGTCGATGCGCAGAACGTCGAGCTGGCCAGCGACCTGTTCGAGCCGTCCGACCTGTGGCAGCCCGAGCACCCCGGCGCGATGAAGTTTCTCGACTT comes from Variovorax sp. J2L1-78 and encodes:
- a CDS encoding zinc-binding metallopeptidase family protein, whose product is MDSILHDGASAASTEAADAPASDSHSLAADLRAPTISRAYQCQCGRPVFLGNSQCLACRTPLGYVTERLGVVPLAPATHDNAEPETFTVFGDIGGKAWRRCNNFLTAAGCNWMVPAPRDGDDASFTTEGLAPGFCLSCSATRTIPDLSIETNGNLWRKLEQAKRRLLSQLLALGLPVVTRHADPVHGLAFDFLGNMPGGPHVLTGHEEGVITLNAEEAEDAVRERIRAEMREPYRTLVGHFRHEIGHYYWDLLVFPTPWIDDYRALFGDERADYATALRTHYENGPPADWANRFVTSYASSHPWEDWAETWAHYLHMADTADTAMSFGVDAQNVELASDLFEPSDLWQPEHPGAMKFLDFLNGWVRLTNVLNELSRSMGQPDYYPFVLPRAAVGKLQFIHQVITEQRQRSQTGATQAEGTSTDVALDASASSVPPAPEAAPAPPIETVGMTQSQTQTQAQQPFFQTGLQQNQGMFDHSVGNVQSH